A single genomic interval of Dysidea avara chromosome 6, odDysAvar1.4, whole genome shotgun sequence harbors:
- the LOC136257667 gene encoding charged multivesicular body protein 2b-like — protein sequence MPLGKKQAPPMSTKDQLRGQQKVIRGAQRQMTRDQQQLERQEKQLEAEIKRAAKQGNKQLLNVLAKQLVALRKQKTRSMVVNSKMTGISHQLKATQTTSTMAGALGTSTRAMATVNAAINPSQLQHTLQSFERETTKMDMAGELMDETLDDILAGSDEEEASDQLVSQVLDEIGLETTSKLAAIPQKKQDLELPTLDTTADLEQRLAKLHS from the exons ATGCCACTTGGCAAAAAGCAAGCACCTCCGATGAGCACAAAGGACCAGTTGCGAGGCCAGCAGAAAGTCATACGTGGTGCACAGCGTCAGATGACAAGGGACCAACAGCAATTGGAGAGACAAGAAAAGCAACTT GAAGCTGAAATTAAGAGGGCTGCAAAGCAaggaaacaaacaa TTATTGAATGTGTTGGCCAAACAGCTGGTGGCACTGCGGAAGCAGAAGACGCGATCAATGGTAGTAAATTCCAAAATGACAGGAATTAGCCATCAGCTTAAGGCAA CACAGACCACTTCAACAATGGCTGGAGCTTTGGGAACTTCAACAAGG GCAATGGCAACAGTGAATGCAGCCATTAATCCTTCTCAACTGCAGCACACGCTACAGAGCTTTGAACGAGAGACCACAAAGATGGACATGGCAGGAGAGCTAA TGGATGAGACACTTGATGACATACTTGCTGGCTCAGATGAGGAGGAAGCAAGTGACCAACTAGTTTCACAAGTACTGGACGAAATTGGTCTGGAGACAACATCAAAG CTTGCTGCCATTCCACAAAAGAAGCAAGACCTGGAATTGCCTACTTTGGATACCACTGCAGACCTGGAACAAAGACTGGCCAAGTTACACAGCTAG
- the LOC136257666 gene encoding T-box transcription factor T-like isoform X1, which produces MAKESGTVSIHHLLSGETAVDSKELQKLLATEDTDVDKKEVAVELEDDVLWRQFHEHTNEMIVTKTGRRMFPVLKFNLSGLKQDAMYTVLLDFMPADTHRWKYLNGSWVSGGKGDPLPPSCVYVHPDSPNYGSHWMKQAISFSRVKLTNKINGKVQGKMILNSLHRYEPRVHILRVDGSELVKVMSVSIAEARFIAVTAYQNEEITALKIKHNPFAKAFLDTKDSSSRIERSSVNNYYTPSPQISSYSQLTNSSAGWVLSSPPMLTSRESQYIRHAPYPSPTLHHKGADPIPLSPGLQSHSPTHSPIPYYPTTAGFSADCFQLGASFTSQSPHQLSCGGNHFI; this is translated from the exons ATGGCTAAAGAAAGTGGTACGGTTTCCATACACCACTTGCTAAGTGGAGAAACTGCAGTAGATTCGAAAGAGTTACAGAAGTTGTTAGCTACTGAAGATACAGATGTGGATAAAAAGGAGGTTGCAGTCGAGCTCGAAGATGACGTTCTGTGGCGCCAGTTTCACGAGCACACGAATGAAATGATCGTCACAAAAACTGGGAG ACGAATGTTTCCAGTCCTCAAATTCAACTTGTCCGGCTTGAAGCAAGATGCAATGTATACGGTGCTGTTAGATTTCATGCCTGCTGACACACACCGATGGAAGTATTTGAATGGATCGTGGGTGAGTGGTGGAAAAGGGGACCCTCTACCTCCATCTTGTGTCTACGTTCACCCTGACTCACCTAACTATGGATCACATTGGATGAAGCAAGCTATAAGTTTCAGTAGGGTCAAACTCACCAACAAAATCAATGGAAAAGTCCAGGGAAAG ATGATTCTCAATTCACTGCACCGCTAtgaaccaagagttcatatattACGGGTGGATGGTAGTGAGCTTGTGAAAGTGATGAGTGTCTCAATTGCTGAAGCAAGATTCATTGCTGTCACAGCATATCAAAATGAAGAA ATAACGGCACTTAAGATAAAGCACAATCCCTTTGCAAAGGCTTTCCTAGACACCAAAGACAGTAGCAGCCG GATAGAGAGATCCTCTGTCAACAATTATTACACACCCTCACCCCAGATATCATCATACTCACAACTCA CAAATTCAAGTGCTGGCTGGGTATTATCATCACCTCCAATGCTCACATCAAGAGAATCTCAGTATATCCGACATGCTCCTTACCCATCACCAACACTCCATCACAAAGGTGCTGATCCCA TTCCATTGTCTCCTGGATTGCAGAGTCACAGTCCCACACACTCACCCATCCCATACTATCCCACTACTGCTGGTTTTTCTGCTGATTGCTTTCAGTTGGGAGCAAGTTTTACATCTCAGTCACCCCATCAACTCTCCTGTGGTGGAAACCATTTCATCTAA
- the LOC136257666 gene encoding T-box transcription factor T-like isoform X2, giving the protein MAKESGTVSIHHLLSGETAVDSKELQKLLATEDTDVDKKEVAVELEDDVLWRQFHEHTNEMIVTKTGRRMFPVLKFNLSGLKQDAMYTVLLDFMPADTHRWKYLNGSWVSGGKGDPLPPSCVYVHPDSPNYGSHWMKQAISFSRVKLTNKINGKVQGKMILNSLHRYEPRVHILRVDGSELVKVMSVSIAEARFIAVTAYQNEEITALKIKHNPFAKAFLDTKDSSSRIERSSVNNYYTPSPQISSYSQLTNSSAGWVLSSPPMLTSRESQYIRHAPYPSPTLHHKVPLSPGLQSHSPTHSPIPYYPTTAGFSADCFQLGASFTSQSPHQLSCGGNHFI; this is encoded by the exons ATGGCTAAAGAAAGTGGTACGGTTTCCATACACCACTTGCTAAGTGGAGAAACTGCAGTAGATTCGAAAGAGTTACAGAAGTTGTTAGCTACTGAAGATACAGATGTGGATAAAAAGGAGGTTGCAGTCGAGCTCGAAGATGACGTTCTGTGGCGCCAGTTTCACGAGCACACGAATGAAATGATCGTCACAAAAACTGGGAG ACGAATGTTTCCAGTCCTCAAATTCAACTTGTCCGGCTTGAAGCAAGATGCAATGTATACGGTGCTGTTAGATTTCATGCCTGCTGACACACACCGATGGAAGTATTTGAATGGATCGTGGGTGAGTGGTGGAAAAGGGGACCCTCTACCTCCATCTTGTGTCTACGTTCACCCTGACTCACCTAACTATGGATCACATTGGATGAAGCAAGCTATAAGTTTCAGTAGGGTCAAACTCACCAACAAAATCAATGGAAAAGTCCAGGGAAAG ATGATTCTCAATTCACTGCACCGCTAtgaaccaagagttcatatattACGGGTGGATGGTAGTGAGCTTGTGAAAGTGATGAGTGTCTCAATTGCTGAAGCAAGATTCATTGCTGTCACAGCATATCAAAATGAAGAA ATAACGGCACTTAAGATAAAGCACAATCCCTTTGCAAAGGCTTTCCTAGACACCAAAGACAGTAGCAGCCG GATAGAGAGATCCTCTGTCAACAATTATTACACACCCTCACCCCAGATATCATCATACTCACAACTCA CAAATTCAAGTGCTGGCTGGGTATTATCATCACCTCCAATGCTCACATCAAGAGAATCTCAGTATATCCGACATGCTCCTTACCCATCACCAACACTCCATCACAAAG TTCCATTGTCTCCTGGATTGCAGAGTCACAGTCCCACACACTCACCCATCCCATACTATCCCACTACTGCTGGTTTTTCTGCTGATTGCTTTCAGTTGGGAGCAAGTTTTACATCTCAGTCACCCCATCAACTCTCCTGTGGTGGAAACCATTTCATCTAA